A genome region from Amblyraja radiata isolate CabotCenter1 chromosome 32, sAmbRad1.1.pri, whole genome shotgun sequence includes the following:
- the LOC116990908 gene encoding zinc finger and BTB domain-containing protein 26-like, with protein MAPNSEVLRFKFTSYGDSMLQKMNLLRQQKRFCDVTIRINNVAFLGHKIVFAACSPFLRDQFLLNDSKDVRISLLQSSEVGEQILLSCYTGILEFPVKELVNYLTAASYLQMGHIVEKCTQALSKYIEPKLLSDDQGHQVGESSTSNAFPESSERLQESPLSDSGKNKMEDLTQTQDISDCETDSEDSNIRIVKVESLTSDIQESENGDSLSHLSNNYSNSVERVVAHSPDSQHSLVNSSVDSRSNRVLDSCLQNFVADPPRLSEVVNGTSFMLAANEFELQGLSSFPNEEMAAAGGFLFRRNRGTKLFANKTMYTNHIKMQDKWLQKPHHCSKCGKVFQHLENFISHLKTHKLFLCLRCGKIFTQKSNLTRHIRVHTGIKPYQCTICGKTFTQKCSLQDHLNLHSGDRPHKCNYCEVGFAHKPALRRHLKEQHGKKCVDNVTEGSIQEITLEVDTIE; from the coding sequence ATGGCTCCAAATTCTGAAGTCCTTCGGTTTAAGTTTACAAGCTATGGAGATTCCATGTTACAAAAAATGAATTTGCTGAGGCAGCAAAAACGATTCTGTGATGTTACGATTCGAATCAACAACGTGGCATTTCTGGGGCATAAAATAGTTTTTGCTGCATGCTCTCCCTTTTTGAGGGATCAATTTTTGCTGAATGATTCAAAGGATGTCAGAATTTCACTTCTCCAGAGTTCTGAGGTTGGAGAACAGATACTTTTATCCTGCTACACTGGTATCCTAGAATTCCCTGTGAAGGAATTGGTAAATTATTTAACTGCTGCAAGCTATCTACAAATGGGTCACATTGTGGAGAAATGCACACAAGCTCTTTCTAAATACATTGAGCCAAAGTTGTTGTCTGATGACCAAGGGCACCAAGTAGGGGAAAGCAGCACTTCAAATGCATTTCCTGAAAGTTCAGAAAGGCTACAAGAAAGTCCACTCTCTGATTCTGGAAAGAACAAAATGGAAGATCTCACACAGACTCAAGATATTTCTGACTGTGAAACGGACTCTGAAGACAGCAACATTCGTATTGTCAAGGTGGAATCTCTGACTAGTGATATTCAAGAGAGTGAGAACGGCGACAGTTTGAGCCATCTCTCCAATAACTACAGTAATAGTGTGGAAAGAGTTGTCGCACATTCTCCCGATTCGCAGCACTCCCTCGTTAATTCATCGGTTGATTCCAGAAGCAACAGGGTGTTAGACAGCTGTTTACAGAACTTTGTAGCTGATCCGCCCAGATTGTCGGAAGTGGTGAATGGCACAAGTTTTATGCTGGCAGCTAATGAGTTTGAGCTGCAAGGTCTGAGCAGTTTTCCAAATGAGGAAATGGCGGCGGCGGGTGGGTTTTTATTCCGACGCAACAGGGGCACAAAACTGTTTGCAAACAAAACCATGTACACCAATCATATTAAAATGCAGGACAAATGGCTTCAGAAGCCCCATCATTGCAGTAAATGTGGTAAAGTTTTTCAGCACCTCGAAAACTTCATCAGCCATCTGAAAACTCACAAACTTTTCCTGTGTCTGCGCTGTGGTAAAATCTTCACGCAGAAGAGTAATCTGACGCGGCACATCCGAGTACACACGGGAATCAAGCCCTACCAATGCACGATCTGTGGGAAGACATTCACACAGAAATGTTCTCTGCAGGACCACCTGAATCTCCATAGCGGTGACAGACCGCACAAGTGCAACTACTGTGAAGTGGGCTTTGCACATAAGCCCGCTCTCAGGCGCCACCTCAAAGAACAGCACGGGAAGAAATGTGTAGATAATGTCACTGAAGGAAGCATACAAGAAATTACTCTAGAAGTAGATACTATTGAATGA